Proteins co-encoded in one Streptomyces sp. SLBN-31 genomic window:
- the prfB gene encoding peptide chain release factor 2: protein MAVVDVSEELKSLSSTMESIEAVLDLDKLRADIAVLEEQAAAPSLWDNPDEAQKITSKLSHLQAEVRKAEALRGRIDDLAVLFEMAEEEDDPDTRTEAEAELASVKKALDEMEVRTLLSGEYDSREALVNIRAEAGGVDAADFAEKLQRMYLRWAEQKGYKTELIETSYAEEAGIKSTTFAVHVPYAYGTLSVEQGTHRLVRISPFDNQGRRQTSFAGVEVLPVVEQTDHIEIDESELRVDVYRSSGPGGQGVNTTDSAVRLTHLPTGIVVSCQNERSQIQNKATAMNVLQAKLLERRRQEEQAKMDALKGDGGNSWGNQMRSYVLHPYQMVKDLRTEFEVGNPEAVFNGEIDGFLEAGIRWRKQQEK, encoded by the coding sequence GTGGCAGTCGTCGATGTATCCGAAGAGCTCAAGTCCCTCTCCTCGACCATGGAGTCGATCGAGGCCGTTCTGGACCTCGACAAGCTGAGGGCAGACATCGCCGTGCTCGAGGAGCAGGCGGCCGCGCCGTCCCTGTGGGACAACCCGGACGAGGCGCAGAAGATCACCAGCAAGCTGAGCCACCTCCAGGCCGAGGTCAGGAAGGCCGAGGCGCTGCGCGGCCGGATCGACGACCTCGCCGTTCTCTTCGAGATGGCCGAGGAGGAGGACGACCCGGACACCCGCACCGAGGCCGAGGCGGAGCTCGCGTCCGTCAAGAAGGCGCTCGACGAGATGGAGGTCCGGACGCTGCTCAGCGGGGAGTACGACTCCCGGGAGGCCCTGGTCAACATCCGCGCCGAGGCCGGTGGCGTCGACGCCGCCGACTTCGCCGAGAAGCTCCAGCGGATGTACCTGCGGTGGGCGGAGCAGAAGGGCTACAAGACCGAGCTCATCGAGACGTCGTACGCCGAAGAGGCCGGCATCAAGTCGACCACCTTCGCCGTGCACGTGCCGTACGCCTACGGCACGCTCTCCGTCGAGCAGGGCACCCACCGGCTCGTCCGCATCTCCCCCTTCGACAACCAGGGCCGCCGCCAGACCTCCTTCGCGGGCGTCGAGGTCCTCCCGGTGGTCGAGCAGACCGATCACATCGAGATCGACGAGTCCGAGCTGCGCGTGGACGTCTACCGCTCCTCCGGTCCCGGCGGCCAGGGCGTGAACACCACCGACTCCGCGGTGCGCCTCACCCACCTCCCCACCGGCATCGTGGTCTCCTGCCAGAACGAGCGGTCGCAGATCCAGAACAAGGCCACCGCGATGAACGTCCTCCAGGCCAAGCTGCTCGAGCGGCGCCGGCAGGAGGAGCAGGCCAAGATGGACGCCCTCAAGGGCGACGGCGGCAACTCCTGGGGCAACCAGATGCGTTCGTACGTCCTGCACCCCTACCAGATGGTCAAGGACCTGCGCACCGAGTTCGAAGTCGGCAACCCGGAGGCCGTGTTCAACGGCGAGATCGACGGGTTCCTGGAGGCCGGAATTCGCTGGCGCAAGCAGCAGGAGAAGTAG
- a CDS encoding serine/threonine-protein kinase — protein sequence MGRKIGSRYTANQILGRGSAGTVWLGEGPEGPVAIKLLREDLASDQELVGRFVQERTALLGLEHPNIVSVRDLVVDGNDLALVMDLVRGTDLRTRLDRERRLAPEAAVAMVADVADGLAAAHAAGVVHRDVKPENVLLDMQGPLGPGGAHPALLTDFGVAKLIDTPRRTRATKIIGTPDYLAPEIVEGLPPRAAVDIYALATVLYELLAGFTPFGGGHPGAVLRRHVTETVAPLPGIPDELWQLIVQCLAKAPASRLRASELGARLRELLPLIAGMPPLDVDEPDVEPAEEAEEAPAAVRAGEPARRRGAVPLVPGAKPADSNRDTHTSMRVPGPDELAGGARGTARVPRAAGAPRPGSARHRAVTRRRRIALGAGAVALVAAVGVGTWWATSGDGAGATPQDTKHSAPESP from the coding sequence TTGGGACGGAAGATCGGCAGCCGGTACACCGCGAACCAGATCCTGGGGCGGGGCAGCGCCGGCACGGTGTGGCTGGGCGAGGGACCGGAAGGGCCCGTCGCCATCAAGTTGCTGCGCGAGGATCTCGCCTCCGACCAGGAGCTCGTCGGACGCTTCGTGCAGGAGCGCACGGCACTGCTCGGACTGGAGCACCCGAACATCGTCTCCGTCCGCGACCTCGTGGTGGACGGCAACGACCTCGCGCTGGTCATGGACCTGGTGCGCGGCACCGATCTGCGCACCCGCCTGGACCGCGAGCGGCGCCTCGCCCCCGAGGCGGCGGTCGCCATGGTCGCCGACGTCGCGGACGGGCTCGCGGCCGCCCACGCCGCCGGCGTCGTGCACCGCGACGTCAAGCCGGAGAACGTCCTCCTCGACATGCAGGGCCCGCTGGGCCCGGGCGGCGCGCACCCGGCCCTCCTGACCGACTTCGGCGTCGCCAAGCTGATCGACACCCCCCGCCGGACCCGCGCCACGAAGATCATCGGCACGCCGGACTACCTGGCCCCGGAGATCGTGGAGGGCCTGCCGCCACGGGCCGCGGTCGACATCTACGCCCTCGCGACCGTCCTCTACGAGCTGCTCGCGGGCTTCACCCCGTTCGGCGGCGGACACCCCGGCGCGGTGCTGCGCCGCCATGTCACGGAGACGGTGGCCCCGCTGCCGGGCATCCCCGACGAGCTGTGGCAGCTGATCGTCCAGTGCCTGGCCAAGGCACCGGCCTCCCGGCTGCGGGCCTCCGAGCTGGGGGCGCGGCTGCGGGAGCTGCTGCCGCTGATCGCCGGGATGCCGCCGCTGGACGTCGACGAGCCGGACGTGGAGCCCGCGGAGGAGGCCGAGGAGGCGCCGGCGGCGGTGCGGGCCGGGGAGCCGGCGCGGCGGCGTGGGGCGGTGCCCCTGGTGCCGGGCGCGAAGCCGGCCGACTCCAACCGGGACACCCACACGTCGATGCGGGTGCCGGGGCCGGACGAGCTGGCGGGCGGGGCCCGGGGTACGGCCCGGGTGCCGCGGGCGGCCGGGGCGCCGAGGCCGGGATCGGCACGGCACCGCGCGGTGACGCGACGCCGGCGGATCGCGCTGGGGGCCGGTGCGGTGGCGCTGGTCGCTGCGGTCGGTGTCGGGACGTGGTGGGCCACCTCGGGGGACGGGGCGGGGGCGACACCGCAGGACACGAAGCACTCGGCACCGGAGTCTCCCTGA